In the Telopea speciosissima isolate NSW1024214 ecotype Mountain lineage chromosome 2, Tspe_v1, whole genome shotgun sequence genome, one interval contains:
- the LOC122650963 gene encoding putative pentatricopeptide repeat-containing protein At2g01510, translated as MRTFGPNVFRSVSLRLKASPTLTSHVAVRRYALDARIIKTGFNLFTCRLNFQIEDRLKRGDISQAQQVFDGMSQRNTVSTNTLISGYVNSGNLSGARELFDRTVDRNTVTWTILIGGYAQCNQTQEAFRLFSEMRRSGAEPDQVTFITLLSACNGSERTETADQVAQVHAYVFKLGYKLTLHVCNTLVDSYCKAQCLDLAYQLFIELPQRDCVTFNAMITGYSKGGLNEQAVKLFLEMHKSGWKPSDFTFAAVLSAGIGLGDLGLGQQVHTFIFKTNFVWNVFVSNALLDFYSKHDCLVEAEKLFHEMPEMDGVSYNVLITCYAWNGQFKESLDLFQELWFTEFDHKQFPFASILGIAATLPALDLGRQTHAQVIVTSAVELDIVGTSLIDMYAKCGCLEEAQMIFAKLTQRSTVSWTAMISGYVQTGLHEEALGMYSMMHKANISSDQATFVSILRASAKLASLGLGKQLHSYIFQSGFITNVFAGSALLDMYAKCGSIKDASQIFDEMPIRNLVSWNAMISAYAQNGDGEATLRSFNEMILSGIEPDSVSFLSVLSACNHRGLVEEGLQYFDSMTEIYKLAPKREHHACMVDVLGRSGQFEKAEKFMSQMPFEPDEVMLSSVLNSCRIHRNQELAKKVAGQLFNMDLKDAAPYVIMSNIFAAAGQWDDVGKVKKSMKERGVKKVPAYSWVEIKQKIHMFSANDRSHTRMDEIRKKLKWLSGQMEKEGYKPDTSCALHNVEQELKVESLMYHSERLAIAFALISTPQGSPIRIVKNLRACIDCHAAMKVISKIEKREITVRDSSRFHHFKDGLCSCRDYW; from the coding sequence ATGAGAACATTTGGGCCGAATGTCTTTCGGTCCGTTTCTCTGAGACTAAAAGCCTCTCCCaccttgacatcacatgttGCCGTTCGAAGGTATGCACTAGATGCCCGAATAATCAAAACGGGATTCAACCTATTTACTTGCCGCTTAAATTTCCAAATTGAAGATAGGCTCAAGAGGGGTGACATTTCACAGGCGCAACAGGTGTTCGATGGAATGTCTCAAAGAAATACCGTTTCAACGAATACTTTGATCTCAGGTTATGTGAACTCAGGTAATCTGAGTGGTGCACGAGAGTTGTTCGATCGCACAGTCGATCGAAATACAGTGACCTGGACTATCTTGATTGGTGGATATGCACAGTGcaaccaaacccaagaagcattcAGACTTTTCTCGGAAATGCGTCGATCCGGGGCGGAGCCAGATCAGGTCACCTTCATCACTCTCTTATCTGCATGCAATGGTTCCGAGAGGACCGAGACTGCAGATCAAGTAGCTCAAGTTCATGCCTATGTTTTTAAGTTGGGATACAAATTGACCCTTCACGTCTGCAATACTTTGGTCGATTCCTATTGCAAAGCGCAATGCCTCGATTTGGCATATCAACTCTTCATTGAGCTGCCGCAAAGAGATTGTGTTACATTTAATGCTATGATAACGGGGTACTCTAAAGGTGGGTTAAACGAGCAAGCCGTGAAACTCTTTCTGGAGATGCATAAATCAGGGTGGAAGCCTTCTGATTTCACCTTTGCCGCTGTTCTGTCTGCCGGTATTGGATTAGGTGACCTGGGTCTCGGACAACAGGTTCACACTTTCATTTTCAAGACTAATTTTGTTTGGAATGTGTTTGTGAGCAATGCCTTGCTTGATTTCTATTCGAAGCACGATTGTCTAGTGGAAGCAGAGAAGCTCTTCCATGAGATGCCGGAAATGGATGGTGTTTCTTACAATGTTCTAATCACCTGTTATGCATGGAATGGGCAATTTAAAGAATCCCTCGATCTCTTTCAGGAATTGTGGTTCACTGAATTTGACCACAAGCAATTTCCCTTCGCTAGCATCTTGGGCATTGCTGCAACTCTACCAGCTTTGGATTTGGGTAGACAAACTCATGCCCAAGTAATTGTGACATCTGCGGTTGAATTGGATATTGTGGGGACTTCTCTGATTGACATGTATGCCAAGTGTGGTTGCTTGGAAGAAGCACAGATGATCTTTGCCAAGCTTACCCAGAGGAGCACAGTTTCATGGACAGCCATGATCTCAGGCTATGTTCAGACAGGGCTTCATGAGGAAGCCCTAGGCATGTACTCCATGATGCATAAAGCCAATATAAGCTCAGATCAAGCAACTTTTGTTAGCATCTTAAGAGCTTCTGCAAAATTGGCTTCCCTTGGACTAGGGAAACAATTACATTCATACATATTCCAATCTGGGTTCATAACTAACGTGTTTGCTGGGAGTGCGCTTCTTGATATGTATGCAAAATGTGGATCTATAAAAGATGCGAGCCAAATCTTTGATGAGATGCCAATTCGAAATCTAGTATCTTGGAATGCCATGATCTCAGCTTATGCCCAGAATGGGGATGGTGAGGCCACTCTTAGATCATTCAATGAGATGATTCTCTCAGGTATTGAACCTGATTCAGTAAGCTTCCTCAGTGTTCTATCTGCTTGCAACCACCGTGGCCTTGTTGAGGAAGGATTACAGTACTTTGATTCCATGACTGAAATCTATAAACTTGCTCCCAAGAGAGAACACCATGCATGTATGGTTGATGTCTTGGGTCGAAGTGGACAATTTGAGAAAGCAGAGAAATTTATGTCTCAGATGCCCTTTGAGCCTGATGAGGTCATGTTGTCATCAGTTTTAAATTCATGCAGGATCCACAGAAACCAAGAACTGGCAAAGAAGGTGGCAGGCCAGCTCTTCAATATGGATCTCAAAGATGCAGCTCCATATGTCATCATGTCAAATATTTTTGCAGCAGCTGGTCAGTGGGATGATGTTGGGAAGGTGAAGAAGTCGATGAAGGAGCGTGGAGTTAAGAAGGTGCCCGCTTATAGCTGGGTTGAGATCAAACAGAAGATTCATATGTTTTCAGCCAATGACAGGTCCCACACACGAATGGATGAGATCAGGAAGAAACTCAAATGGTTGTCTGGACAGATGGAGAAGGAAGGGTACAAGCCCGATACAAGTTGTGCTCTTCACAATGTGGAACAGGAACTAAAAGTTGAGTCCCTCATGTATCACAGTGAGCGCTTGGCAATTGCCTTTGCTTTGATCAGTACACCACAAGGGTCACCAATACGGATAGTAAAGAACTTGCGAGCTTGTATAGACTGCCATGCTGCAATGAAGGTGATTTCAAAGATAGAAAAGAGGGAAATTACCGTTAGAGATTCAAGCAGATTCCATCATTTCAAAGATGGCCTTTGCTCTTGCAGGGATTACTGGTAG